In one Corallococcus sp. EGB genomic region, the following are encoded:
- a CDS encoding serine protease, with product MSGVVVAVGLLGCGGSESEQDLIDTVGQTEQEIVGGIDARPNSIPWIVSLQQNGSHFCGGSLVRVGDKEESDIVLTSAHCVYDGVSNVTASAGAHDLNRPTSTQVTARVMRAVYHPQYNPHTTMNDIAVLKLDKPIKFDTAVARACGQSSGMRPNVAAPLAGGNTRVPVCLPASGELVAENTMATVAGWGKTREGGYDTSSLLMQVGVPVLRHQDVANSYRRQGITIDENAMFGAGYQEGGKDACQGDSGGPLVVQGPQGYVLEGIVSFGVGCARAGLPGIYTRVSHYIPWINTQIRILSAVR from the coding sequence ATGAGTGGAGTCGTCGTCGCGGTCGGTCTTCTCGGGTGCGGTGGTTCGGAGTCCGAGCAGGACCTGATCGATACAGTGGGTCAGACGGAGCAGGAGATCGTCGGAGGCATCGACGCCCGGCCGAACTCCATCCCCTGGATTGTCAGCCTTCAGCAGAACGGCAGCCATTTCTGCGGGGGCAGCCTGGTGCGCGTGGGCGACAAGGAGGAGAGCGACATCGTCCTCACCTCCGCCCATTGCGTCTATGACGGCGTCTCCAACGTCACGGCATCCGCGGGTGCGCATGACCTGAACCGCCCCACGTCCACGCAGGTGACAGCCCGGGTGATGCGAGCCGTCTATCATCCCCAGTACAACCCGCACACGACGATGAACGACATCGCCGTCCTCAAGCTCGACAAGCCCATCAAGTTCGATACGGCCGTCGCCAGGGCCTGCGGCCAGTCCTCGGGCATGCGCCCCAACGTGGCAGCTCCGCTCGCGGGCGGCAATACGCGCGTCCCTGTCTGCCTCCCCGCGTCCGGGGAGCTCGTCGCTGAAAATACGATGGCGACGGTCGCCGGCTGGGGCAAGACACGGGAGGGCGGATACGACACGTCCAGCCTCTTGATGCAGGTGGGAGTCCCCGTCCTCAGGCATCAGGACGTCGCCAACAGCTACAGGCGTCAAGGAATCACCATCGACGAAAATGCCATGTTCGGGGCCGGGTATCAGGAGGGGGGCAAGGACGCATGCCAGGGCGACAGCGGCGGGCCGCTCGTCGTCCAAGGTCCCCAGGGCTACGTGCTCGAGGGCATCGTGAGCTTCGGGGTGGGCTGCGCGCGGGCAGGGTTGCCCGGCATCTACACGCGGGTCTCCCACTACATCCCGTGGATCAACACGCAGATCCGGATCCTCAGCGCCGTCAGGTAG